One genomic region from Thalassomonas viridans encodes:
- a CDS encoding mersacidin/lichenicidin family type 2 lantibiotic, translating into MSVSQIVKSWKDPAYRRSLSQGQLQKIPGHPAATNELDKEVMDGNPQAFTAMGSAICSPCPPRHCF; encoded by the coding sequence ATGTCAGTAAGTCAAATTGTCAAATCATGGAAAGATCCGGCCTATCGTCGCAGTTTGTCCCAAGGACAATTGCAAAAAATTCCCGGTCATCCTGCGGCAACGAATGAACTGGATAAAGAAGTAATGGACGGTAACCCACAAGCCTTTACCGCAATGGGTTCTGCCATATGCTCTCCTTGCCCGCCACGGCATTGTTTCTAA